From the Deinococcus gobiensis I-0 genome, the window CGGCGACGAGGCCCTGGCCCTGGCCCCCACGGGCGCTGCCGAGGCCCGGGACCTGGGCGCGGCCCTGAGCAGGCTGGCGGGCGAGCTGCGCGCCACAGGTGTGCAGGTGCCCGCGACCACGTACGCCGCCGCCCTGGCCGGCGCGGCGCTCGCGGCCGGCTGGCAGGACCGCCGCTACAAGGGCGAGCCGAAGGACGGACCCGCGCCCAGGGCCCACCTGGCCGTCGAGGGACTGGCGGGTGAGGACGCCGCGCGCGTCCGTGCCCTGGCCGCCGGGGTGGGCTTCGCCCGCGAACTGGTGAGCGCCCCCGCCAACGTCCTGAACCCGGCCACGCTGGCGCGCGAGGCCCGTGGCCTGGAGCGGCTCGGCCTGGACGTGGACGTGTGGGACGGCGACGACATCACGGCGCGGGGCATGGGCCTGCTCATGGCCGTGGCGGCGGGCAGCGCGACCGGCCCCCGCCTGATCCGCGTGACCCTGCCGGCGCGCGGCGTCACCGCAGGGGCACTGCCCCGGCACGTCATCGCGCTCGTCGGCAAGGGCATCACCTTCGATACCGGGGGGTACAGCATCAAGCCGGCGGCGGGCATGTACGGCATGAAGGGCGACATGGGCGGCGCGGCCGCGGTGCTGGGGGCCATGCGCGCCCTGGGCGAACTGCGCGCGCACCTCCCGGAGGGCGTCGAGGTGCGGGCCTACGTCGCCGCCGCCGAGAACATGGTCGGCCCCGACGCCATGCGCCCCGGCGATATCTTCCGGGCGGCCAACGGGCTGAATGTCGAGGTCACGAACACCGACGCCGAGGGCCGCCTCGTGCTGGGCGACGCGCTGACGGTCGCCTGCGACGAGGGCGCGACCGAGGTCGTGGACCTCGCCACCCTGACCGGCGCGAAGGTCACGGCGCTGGGGAGCGACATCGCCGCGCTGTTTTCCAGCGACGCGGCGCTCACCGCCCGCATCCAGGTGGGGGCCGAGGCGGCCGGCGAGTTCGTGTGGGAACTGCCGCTGCATCAGCCCTACCTGAAAGCCTTCCAGAAGGCCACCATCGCCGACCTGAAAAACAGCGACCTCGTGCCGGCGGGGGGCAGCATCAAGGCGGCGCTGTTTCTCCAGCAGTTCGTGACGCGGCCCTGGGCGCACATCGACATCGCGGGCAACGCCATGCAGGGCGAAGCTGCGACCGGTTGGGGTGTGGGAACCCTGGTCGAGTACGTGCTGGCCCCCCGCTGAGGGCCGGAGCCTGAGCGCCGGGGGCCGGGAAATGCCGGTCCGGCCCCGGTCAGTTGACGCTCCATTCATCTGGCGAAATGGGTCACATCCCCGTGATCTCTGGCCGGGTAGGCTGGGAAAGTCTGTGAACGTTCCCCCTCCTTATGGTGGCCGCTGGCCCTTCAACTGGCCGGGCGTGCTGCTGACGTTGGGCGGCTACGGTCTCACCTTCGCCGTGTTCGTGCAGATGGTGCGGCAGATGCCGGGGGCCGTCTTCCAGCCGACGATCCTGGGATTCGGCCACCTGGTCGTCACGCTGCTCCTGATCGTCTGCACGCTGTGGATGATCGCCTTCGCCTACGGGTTCCGAATCCGCGTGACGGTCCTCCAGGGCATCGTCACGGGGATGCTGGCCGACCTGCTGTTCCTGCGGGGGGTGCGCGCCCTGTACGGCGTCGCCGGAGCGGAATCGCTGATCGATCTCGGGCTCATGCTCGTCGCGGCCGTCAGCCTGATCCTGCTCGTGACCGGCAACAACACCGAGAATCTGCGCCGCGAGCGACAGGAGCGTCAGGCCCAGGAAACCGACGTGCTGACGGGGCAGCTCAACCGCCGGGGTGTGGCGCGGCGCTACTCGGCCCTGCCCACCGACACCGCCCTGACGGTCGTGATGATCGATCTCAACGACCTCAAGGGCATCAACGACCTGGGGGGCCACAGCCTGGGCGACCACCACCTGCGCGCCACGGCGCAGGCGCTTCAGGGCCACCTCCCGCCCGGGGCCTTTCTGGGCCGCTGGGGCGGCGACGAGTTCGTGGCCGTCCTGCCGGGCCACGGCGACGTGACGGCCGTGTTCGGGCCGGTGCAGGCGCAGGTCCCGCACCCCAGCGGCCGGACGCTGCCCTTCGCCTACGGCTCGGCGCAGGTGACGGCTTCCATGCCGCTCGACCGGGCGCTGGCCCTGGCCGACCAGCAGATGTACGAGGACAAGGCCGGCGCGGGGCGCGCGGCGGGCGACCCGGAGGCGGGCGAGGGCGTGGCCGACTTTCCCCACTTCCTGCTGGGCCTGAATTCGCTGCCGGCCATTCTGGAACGGGGCCTGAGCCGCGCGGCGATCCTCGCGGGCTTCGAGGAGTGGATGTACGTCGAGCGGGACATGGACCGGATTTTCAGCCGGGATGCCCACAACGCCCGGCTGGAGGCCGGGGTCCGGATATCGATGGCGCGGCCGGGCAGCATGACTTCCCAGGTCATGACGCTGGGGCAGTCCCTGTGGGCGGCCGACTACGAGCGCAGCCCCTATGCCCAGACCGACTGGATCGAGCGGGGCCTCAAGAGCATCGTGATGACGCCGGTGCTGGAACACGGTCAGGTGCGCGGGCTGGTGGCCTTCTTCAACCACCGGACCTGGCATTCCGTGACCCCCAAGGCGCGCCAGCTGCTCGGCGCGGTGGCGACCCACCTGGGCCACCAGCTCGAACGGGACGCGGTGGTCGAGCGCCTGGAAAGCTCGGTCGAGGCGACCCTGACCGGCCTGGGCACCATCCTGGAGGCCCGCGACCTGGAGACGGCCGGTCACACCGAGCGGGTGGTGTCGCTGGCGCTGCGGCTGGGCAAGGCGGCGGGACTGGACGAGGACGCGCTGCACGACCTGCGCCTGGGGGCCTACCTGCACGACATGGGCAAACTGGCGATTCCCGACCGCGTGCTGCTCAAGCCGGGGCCGCTCGACCCCGCCGAGTGGCGGCTGATGCAGACCCACAGCCGCGAGGGCGCCCTGATGGCGGCGCGTCTGCCGGCCCTCTCGCCGGCCGTGATCGAACTGGTGCGCAGCCACCACGAGCGCTGGGACGGTCAGGGCTACCCGGACGGCCTGGCAGGCGAGGGGGTACCCCTTCTTGCCCGCATCTTCGCGCTGTGCGACGTCTACGACGCCCTGACGCACGCCCGGCCCTACAAGCCGGCCTGGACCCCCGGGGCCGCGCGCGCCGAGCTCGCCGCGCAGGCCGGCCGGCAGTTCGACCCGGCCCTGACGGCCCTGTTCCTGCGCGACGTGCTGGGCGAAGGCGGGGACGGAGGCGAAGATGCGCCCGGGCCCCCCGCGCCGGGGCGCTCGCCTTCGCCCTGACAGGCCGCCGCGCCGCCAGAGCGAAGGCGAGGCGGGGGCGGGGCCGACGACTAGAGCGCGGGGTCCAGGCGGCCGCGCAGCAGCAGCCGCATCCGCTGACCCAGGCGCTTGTAGACGGGCGGGGCGTAGTGCTCGCGGAAGTCCACGGTGGCCTCCTCGCTGCCCACGTCATGGCCGTACTTCTCGGTCAGGAAGTAGCGGTGGTCCATGATCCACAGGTACAGGTCGGCCTCGGTGCGGCCCGGAAAGCGGTACATCACGTCGTGCAGGTCGAGGTTCTCGACGATCCGCAGGTACAGGCGGCAGTACCAGCTCTCGACCGCCTCCTCCCAGGTGACGGGCGGCCGGCCTTCCCGCCCCGGCTTGCGGTCGAGGAAATACTGCCGGGTCCGGATGTGTTCCAGCAGCTTCTCGTAGCGCCCCGGCGTCGTGAACATGATGGGCCGGTGGCCCGGCACCACGTGGTCGAGGTCGGTGGCCTTGAGGAACTGCGCGTACTCGCCCTTGATGATCAGGTCCTTGAGGGTGTCGCCCTCGTCGGGCGGGACGGTCACGTTCAGTTCGATCACGTAGGCGTCGATGTACTTCTGGCCCTGTCGCCGCGCCACCGAGACGCGGTGGTTGCCGTCCTTGACGAAGTACAGTTCGCCGACCTTGTACACCTGAATGGGGGGCAGTTCCTTGCCCTGGAGCTGCGCCGAGCGCACGCCGACCCAGCGCTCGTCGAGGTGTTTTTCCTTGGGGAGGTAATGGCGGTCGAACTCGCGGTAGCGGTCCACCGACCCGATGATGTGGTCCACCTCGATGGTCTGGAGGCCCAGCGTATGCTCGCCGTCGGGGGCGAGGTGGCGCACCCAGTCGAAGGGCAGCAGCTCGTTGGGCTGACGGCGCAGCACCGCGAGCAGGTCGCGCACGTCGCTGGCGAAGCGGGCGCGCTCGACCTCATGTTTGGCCTGGTTGAAAAAGGACATGCGGGCAACTCCTTGAGCAAGCGAGTATCGGCCGGGGCATGTTCGAACGGGGGAGTATGGGGAACCCCGGTCTCTATGTCCACTCTACACCGCTGGCCTGTCCGGAGTCTGATGGCCGCTGGGGGAACGTGCCGGGGGGCGGGGCGCAGGGGCTATGCTGCGCCGCGTGTCCGCTCCTCCTGTTCCTGCCGCGCCCGCCACCCGCCTGACCCTGCCGGTGCTGGTCTGTCTGGCGCTGGTGTATGTGGTGTGGGGCAGCACCTATTTCGGGATCAAGGTCGCCATCGAGACGCTGCCGCCCCTGGGCATGCTGGGGGTCCGCTTCGCGCTGGCAGGGGCGGTCCTGATGCTCGCGCTGCGGCTGCGCGGCGCGGCCCTGCCCACGGCGCGGGAATGGGCGGCCTCGGCGGCGGTGGGGCTGCTGCTGCTGGGCGGCGGCACCGGACTGGTCACGCTGGCCGAGCGCGAGGCGAGCAGTTCGGTCGCGGCGATGGTCATCGCGGTCTCGCCCCTCTTCGCGGCCGTGTTCGCGCGGCTGTGGGGCGAGAAGACCGGCGGGCGCGAGTGGCTGGGTATCGGGGTGGGGCTGCTGGGCATCGCCCTGCTGAACGTGGGTGAGCTGCGCGCCACGCCGCTCGCGGCCTTTCTGCTCGTGCTGGCGCCGCTGTGCTGGACCTTCGGCAGCCAGTGGTCGCGTCACCTGCACCTGCCGCGCGGCCTGATGGCGAGCGCCGCCGAGATGCTGACCGGCGGGGCGCTGCTGCTGCTCCTGAGCGCCGCGACGGGCGAGCGCTGGCACACGCCGAGCGCCGCGAGCCTATGGGCGCTGGCGTACCTGACGGTCTTCGGCAGCCTGGTCGCCTACAGCGCGTACATGTACCTCGTCGAGCACACCCGCCCCGCCCTGGCGACGAGTTACGCCTACGTGAACCCGGTGGTGGCGGTGCTGCTGGGCGTGGGTCTGGGCGGCGAGCAGCTCGGGGCGCTGGGCTGGGCCGCGCTGGCGGTCATCCTGGGCGGGGTGGTGCTCGTGGCGTGGCCGCGCCCGGCCGCCGCCGCGCCCCAGGAGCCATAAGGGCCGCTCAAGCCCGAAGGTAGGACGCGGCACCCCGCCCGCGCGGCCGGGCCGCTAGGCTGCCCCCATGCTTGGCAAGTTCTTCAAGAAACCGGCCGACGACATGGGGGGGCGCGTTCCGCCCGGCCAGACCCTCACCACCCGCTTTCCGGTCCTGACCTACGGCCCGGCGCAGCGCTACGCCCCGCAGGACGTGGTCGTGAAGATCACCGGCCTGGCCGAGGAAAAGACCTTCACCTGGGCCGACCTGCTGGCCCTGCCGCAGACCACCCTGACCTACGACATCCACTGCGTGACCCACTGGAGCAAGCTCGACACGACCTGGACGGGCGTGCGCGTCACCGACCTGATGGAGCACCTCCAGCTCAAGCCCGGCGCGACCCACGTCATGCAGCACTCGGTCGGGGGCTATACCACCAACCTCAGCCTGGAAGACTTCGTGCGGCCCGAGAACCTGCTGGCCCACACCTTCGGCGGCGAGCCGCTGGCGACCGAGCACGGCGGCCCGCTGCGGCTGGTCGTGCCGCACCTGTACTTCTGGAAGAGCGCCAAGTGGCTGACCGAACTGGAGTTCATGGACCGGGACCGCGCCGGCTTCTGGGAAAAGAACGGCTACCACATGCGCGGCGACCCCTTCAAGGAAGAGCGGTACGACGACGATTAAGCCGGGAACGACCGGGTCGGACCTGACCGGCGGCGGCGAGTACCTCGTGCCCGACGTGTTGGAGGAAGGCCTGACGCTGGTGCTGGTGGGCACCGCGCCCAGCCGCATCAGCGCGCGGGCACGGGCGTACTACGCCAACCCCAGCAACAAGTTCTGGCCGACACTGGCGGCCGTGGGCCTGACCCCCCGGCAGCTCGCGCCGCGCGAGTACGCCGAGCTGCCCCGCTACGGCATCGGGCTGACGGACGTCGCCAAGCGCCACAGCGGGGTAGATGCCGCCCTGCCCGGCGAGGCCTGGGCTCCCCACGAACTGCGCGGCAAGGTGCGGCGTTACCGGCCCCGGCTGGTGGCCTTCACCAGCAAGCGCGGCGCGGCCGAGACGCTGGGCGTGCCGACCGGCCGCCTGCCCTACGGCCCGCAGCCGGAGGGCCTGGAGGGCGCGGAACTGTGGGTGCTGCCCTCGACCAGCCCGCTGGGCCACACCCATTTCCAGCTCGGGCCGTGGGAGGCGCTCGCGGCGCGGGTCAGGGCGTTGCGGGCACAAGGGTCAGGCGGCACAGGTACCGGTTGATTCCCCAGGGCGAGGACGCCGCGCTGATCTCGAAGCCCACGCGGCGGTAGAAGCCCACCGCGCCGTCGTCCGTCTCGGCCCGGAGGGTCCGGACCTCCAGCGCGGCGGCGGCGGCGTACAGCAGCGCGCGGGCATGGCCCTGCCCGGTGTGCGCCGGGGCCGTACCGATGTGCCGCAGCTCGGCGCTCCGGCCCCCATGGTCCAGGCGCAGGCCCGCCGCGCTGACCACCTCGTCGCCCGCTGCCCAGGCGAAGACCTGCCCGCCCGCCCCGCTGCGGTAGGCGGCCAGTTCCTGCCGGACCCGCCTGGGATCGGGAAACATGGCGCGGGCGAGCAGCGCCGTGAGGGCCGGGGTCAGGGCAGGGGAGACGAGCAGGGTCATGCCCCAGCATCGGGGGCGCGGGCTGCGGGCGGCATCGGCTGAAATGCGGATGCGGGGGTTCCCGGCGCGCGGCTACGCTGGACCATGTGCCCCCCTCAGCGTCCTCCCCTGTGGTCCCGAACGGCTGGCGCACCTTCCTGTGGCTGTGGGGTCGCAGGCCCTGAGCGTGCTAGGGGGTGGCCTGAGCGCCTTCGCCATGAACATCTACCTGACCCAGACGCGCTTTCCGCTGGAAGCGCAGCGGGCCGACCTCGCGGCGGCGCTGGCGCTGACTGGCCTGGGCGCGGTGCTGGCGACGCTGCTGGGGGTGCCGCTGGCCGGGGCGCTGGCCGACCGCTGGGACCGGCGGCGCATGATGCTCGCGGCCGATCTGCTGGGGGCCTCGCTGCTGGCCCTGCTGGTGCTGGCGGTCACGCTGGGAACGCCGCCCCTGTGGCTGCTGGTCGCGTTCTCGGCGGTGCAGGGGCTGACGGGGGCCTTTCACGGGTCCGCCTTCGACACGAGTTACCGCACGCTGGTCCCGGAGGCGCAGCTGCCGCGCGCCAATGGCCTGATGCAGACCCTCTGGAGCCTGTCGGGCCTGCTGAGCCCGGCGCTCGCCGCGCTGCTGGTCGGGCTGCCTGCCCTGGCGCGCGCGGCCAGCGGCCCCCTGGCCCAGACGCCCCTGGCCGGGCTGCGCGACGGGGTGCCGCTGGCGCTGGGCCTCGACGCCCTGTCGTTCCTGCTGGCCGCGCTGGTGGTGTGGCGACTGCGCATTCCGACCCCGCCGCGCCGCGACCTCGTGGCGGCGGCGCGGCGGCCCACGCTGGCCCAGGACATGCGTTTCGGCTGGGGGTTCATCTTCCGGCGGCCCGCGCTGCTGCACCTGTTGCTGACCTTCGCCGCGATGAATCTGCTGACCAGCGGCGTCGGGGTCGTCCATCCGCTGCTCGTGCGCTTCACGCTGGTCCCCGATCTCGCGGCGCGTGGGGTCAGCCAGGAGGCGGCGCTGGCGACCCTGTGGACCGCCATGAGCGCGGGCGGCCTGTGCGGCGGCCTGCTCGTCAGTGCCTGGGGTGGGCTGAGGCGCCGCCGGGTGCTGGGGGTTCTGGTGCCGATGGTGCTGGCCGGAGCCGCTCAGGGCGTGGGCGGCGCGGCAGGTACGCTGCCGCTGACGGCGGCGGCCATCGCGGCCTTCGGCGTCATGACCCCGGTGCTGAACGCGCACTCGCAGAGCATCTGGCAGTCGCGGGTGCCCGCCGAGATGCAGGGCCGCGTGTTCAGTTCCCGCCGCCTGATCGCGCAGTTCACCGCGCCTGTCAGCACGGCGCTCGCCGGGGTCCTGGCCGCGCGGCTCGCGCCCGGGAGCCTGCTGGTCGGGTCGGGCCTGCTGATCGTGGTGGTGAGCGGCCTGCAACTCCTGAATCCGGTGCTGCGCCGCGTGGACGAGCCTGGGGCGGACCCGGCAGTAGAGGGGCCGGTGCCCGGGGCCGCCCCCCAGCCCTAGGCCCGGCCCGCAGCTCCGGCTACTTGCCGCCCGGCAAGGTCTGAAGGGTCTGGACCGGCAGCGCCAGCCCGCTGTCCGCCTGACCGAAGGCCGCCAGGACGCCGGTCAATTGGCCCCCGGCCCGCTCGACCAGCCGCGCGAGCGCCAGCGCCGTCCCGCCCGAGGCGATCACGTCCTGCACGATGGCGACCCGCCTGCCCCGCAGCCGCTCGGCGTGCGGCCCGTCGAGCCACAGCGTCTCGGTCACGCCCAGGGACATGCTGGGCACCTCCTGAATCAGGGGCGACTGCATGTAGGTGCGGCGTTTCTTGCGTGCGGCCACGTAGGGCAGGCCGCTGCGGTCGCTCAGCTCGTGCGCCAGCGGCAGCGAGTTGGTCACGGCCGTCAGCAGCACCTCGGTGCCCGGCGGGATCAGGGGCAGCAGCGCTCCGGCCACCGCGTTCGTGAGTTCGCTGTCCCCGATGAATTCGACCAGGGGCACGCGCCCGGCATTGCCGACCCGCACCGTGGGAAGCTCGCGCCGGACACCGCCGACCGTAATGCTCAGATTGTCCATGGCCCCAGGGTAATACGCGCCCTGCCCGGAACCTGTCAGGCCCCTGTGGTCAGCCGACCTCTTTGGGTCCTTTCAGGCCGCTGCGGCCCTCGCGCCCGCGCAGCACGTCCGCCACGTCGGCGGGCGAGACTCCCACTTCGGCCAGGGCGAACAGCGTGTGGAACAGCAGGTCGGCGGCCTCGGTCGCCAGCTCGGCGCGGTCGCCGTTCTTGGCGGCCAAGAGCACTTCGCCCGCCTCCTCGCTGATCTTCTTCAGGACCCGGTCCAGGCCCCCGGCGTGCAGGCGCGCCACGTAGCTGTTTTCGGGCAGGGTGGCGAGGCGCTCGGTGATGGTCGCGTAGACGCGCTCCAGCGCGCCGTCCAGACCGTGGTCGCCCGTATCCTGCGCGGGCATCAGCGGCCTGTGGAAGCACGAATACTCGCCGGTGTGGCAGGCCGGGCCGGTCTGGACGACGCGGTACAGCACGCTGTCGCCGTCGCA encodes:
- a CDS encoding sulfite oxidase-like oxidoreductase, with protein sequence MLGKFFKKPADDMGGRVPPGQTLTTRFPVLTYGPAQRYAPQDVVVKITGLAEEKTFTWADLLALPQTTLTYDIHCVTHWSKLDTTWTGVRVTDLMEHLQLKPGATHVMQHSVGGYTTNLSLEDFVRPENLLAHTFGGEPLATEHGGPLRLVVPHLYFWKSAKWLTELEFMDRDRAGFWEKNGYHMRGDPFKEERYDDD
- a CDS encoding HD domain-containing phosphohydrolase, coding for MNVPPPYGGRWPFNWPGVLLTLGGYGLTFAVFVQMVRQMPGAVFQPTILGFGHLVVTLLLIVCTLWMIAFAYGFRIRVTVLQGIVTGMLADLLFLRGVRALYGVAGAESLIDLGLMLVAAVSLILLVTGNNTENLRRERQERQAQETDVLTGQLNRRGVARRYSALPTDTALTVVMIDLNDLKGINDLGGHSLGDHHLRATAQALQGHLPPGAFLGRWGGDEFVAVLPGHGDVTAVFGPVQAQVPHPSGRTLPFAYGSAQVTASMPLDRALALADQQMYEDKAGAGRAAGDPEAGEGVADFPHFLLGLNSLPAILERGLSRAAILAGFEEWMYVERDMDRIFSRDAHNARLEAGVRISMARPGSMTSQVMTLGQSLWAADYERSPYAQTDWIERGLKSIVMTPVLEHGQVRGLVAFFNHRTWHSVTPKARQLLGAVATHLGHQLERDAVVERLESSVEATLTGLGTILEARDLETAGHTERVVSLALRLGKAAGLDEDALHDLRLGAYLHDMGKLAIPDRVLLKPGPLDPAEWRLMQTHSREGALMAARLPALSPAVIELVRSHHERWDGQGYPDGLAGEGVPLLARIFALCDVYDALTHARPYKPAWTPGAARAELAAQAGRQFDPALTALFLRDVLGEGGDGGEDAPGPPAPGRSPSP
- a CDS encoding ParB N-terminal domain-containing protein, coding for MSFFNQAKHEVERARFASDVRDLLAVLRRQPNELLPFDWVRHLAPDGEHTLGLQTIEVDHIIGSVDRYREFDRHYLPKEKHLDERWVGVRSAQLQGKELPPIQVYKVGELYFVKDGNHRVSVARRQGQKYIDAYVIELNVTVPPDEGDTLKDLIIKGEYAQFLKATDLDHVVPGHRPIMFTTPGRYEKLLEHIRTRQYFLDRKPGREGRPPVTWEEAVESWYCRLYLRIVENLDLHDVMYRFPGRTEADLYLWIMDHRYFLTEKYGHDVGSEEATVDFREHYAPPVYKRLGQRMRLLLRGRLDPAL
- a CDS encoding GNAT family N-acetyltransferase; amino-acid sequence: MTLLVSPALTPALTALLARAMFPDPRRVRQELAAYRSGAGGQVFAWAAGDEVVSAAGLRLDHGGRSAELRHIGTAPAHTGQGHARALLYAAAAALEVRTLRAETDDGAVGFYRRVGFEISAASSPWGINRYLCRLTLVPATP
- a CDS encoding M17 family metallopeptidase, with product MQLTDRLDAADLTLAFVTQDAALSGRLTRGLKPGEVRLIRRGETGDEALALAPTGAAEARDLGAALSRLAGELRATGVQVPATTYAAALAGAALAAGWQDRRYKGEPKDGPAPRAHLAVEGLAGEDAARVRALAAGVGFARELVSAPANVLNPATLAREARGLERLGLDVDVWDGDDITARGMGLLMAVAAGSATGPRLIRVTLPARGVTAGALPRHVIALVGKGITFDTGGYSIKPAAGMYGMKGDMGGAAAVLGAMRALGELRAHLPEGVEVRAYVAAAENMVGPDAMRPGDIFRAANGLNVEVTNTDAEGRLVLGDALTVACDEGATEVVDLATLTGAKVTALGSDIAALFSSDAALTARIQVGAEAAGEFVWELPLHQPYLKAFQKATIADLKNSDLVPAGGSIKAALFLQQFVTRPWAHIDIAGNAMQGEAATGWGVGTLVEYVLAPR
- the hisIE gene encoding bifunctional phosphoribosyl-AMP cyclohydrolase/phosphoribosyl-ATP diphosphatase HisIE; this encodes MTPDLSQLKFDDRGLIPVVTQDARSGAVLMQAYADRAALERTLATREATYYSRSRAEQWIKGATSGHTQQVVGVELDCDGDSVLYRVVQTGPACHTGEYSCFHRPLMPAQDTGDHGLDGALERVYATITERLATLPENSYVARLHAGGLDRVLKKISEEAGEVLLAAKNGDRAELATEAADLLFHTLFALAEVGVSPADVADVLRGREGRSGLKGPKEVG
- a CDS encoding mismatch-specific DNA-glycosylase; amino-acid sequence: MPDVLEEGLTLVLVGTAPSRISARARAYYANPSNKFWPTLAAVGLTPRQLAPREYAELPRYGIGLTDVAKRHSGVDAALPGEAWAPHELRGKVRRYRPRLVAFTSKRGAAETLGVPTGRLPYGPQPEGLEGAELWVLPSTSPLGHTHFQLGPWEALAARVRALRAQGSGGTGTG
- a CDS encoding phosphoribosyltransferase family protein, giving the protein MDNLSITVGGVRRELPTVRVGNAGRVPLVEFIGDSELTNAVAGALLPLIPPGTEVLLTAVTNSLPLAHELSDRSGLPYVAARKKRRTYMQSPLIQEVPSMSLGVTETLWLDGPHAERLRGRRVAIVQDVIASGGTALALARLVERAGGQLTGVLAAFGQADSGLALPVQTLQTLPGGK
- a CDS encoding MFS transporter, whose product is MAVGSQALSVLGGGLSAFAMNIYLTQTRFPLEAQRADLAAALALTGLGAVLATLLGVPLAGALADRWDRRRMMLAADLLGASLLALLVLAVTLGTPPLWLLVAFSAVQGLTGAFHGSAFDTSYRTLVPEAQLPRANGLMQTLWSLSGLLSPALAALLVGLPALARAASGPLAQTPLAGLRDGVPLALGLDALSFLLAALVVWRLRIPTPPRRDLVAAARRPTLAQDMRFGWGFIFRRPALLHLLLTFAAMNLLTSGVGVVHPLLVRFTLVPDLAARGVSQEAALATLWTAMSAGGLCGGLLVSAWGGLRRRRVLGVLVPMVLAGAAQGVGGAAGTLPLTAAAIAAFGVMTPVLNAHSQSIWQSRVPAEMQGRVFSSRRLIAQFTAPVSTALAGVLAARLAPGSLLVGSGLLIVVVSGLQLLNPVLRRVDEPGADPAVEGPVPGAAPQP
- the yedA gene encoding drug/metabolite exporter YedA; translation: MLRRVSAPPVPAAPATRLTLPVLVCLALVYVVWGSTYFGIKVAIETLPPLGMLGVRFALAGAVLMLALRLRGAALPTAREWAASAAVGLLLLGGGTGLVTLAEREASSSVAAMVIAVSPLFAAVFARLWGEKTGGREWLGIGVGLLGIALLNVGELRATPLAAFLLVLAPLCWTFGSQWSRHLHLPRGLMASAAEMLTGGALLLLLSAATGERWHTPSAASLWALAYLTVFGSLVAYSAYMYLVEHTRPALATSYAYVNPVVAVLLGVGLGGEQLGALGWAALAVILGGVVLVAWPRPAAAAPQEP